The Opitutus sp. ER46 genome contains a region encoding:
- the rlmN gene encoding 23S rRNA (adenine(2503)-C(2))-methyltransferase RlmN produces MNRALSDLRLPELEQQLAAWGVKPVHAARVLRAFYTTGGQLVLPERPAVPEGLLARIQAEWPLTSSTLAARQQAEDGTVKLLLRLHDGRTVESVLMPGFQADRAAGCLSSQVGCAMGCDFCATTKTGFERNLTAGEMVEQFLALRREALAAGRRLQTIVFMGMGEPMLNLPAVLEAVDRIADNRLGGLGWRAITVSTVGLVPGIDALNAANLNLNLAVSLHAPDDATRVALLPAGRGYAIAEIMAAADRFQAAHSGRPVTIQYCLLHGVNDAVEQARALAALLDGRRMHVNLLNYNATGISLRGRAYQPATDEAAAAFVAELRAAGVVAHFRRSRGPDIDAACGQLRRRLAGG; encoded by the coding sequence GTGAACCGTGCGTTGTCAGATCTCCGTCTTCCCGAACTCGAGCAGCAGCTGGCTGCCTGGGGCGTGAAGCCCGTGCACGCGGCGCGGGTGTTGCGGGCGTTCTACACGACGGGCGGACAACTGGTGCTGCCGGAGCGGCCGGCGGTGCCGGAAGGGTTGCTCGCGCGCATCCAGGCGGAGTGGCCGCTGACGAGCAGCACGCTCGCGGCGCGGCAGCAGGCGGAGGACGGCACGGTGAAATTGCTGCTGCGGTTGCACGACGGCCGCACGGTGGAGTCGGTGCTGATGCCGGGTTTCCAGGCCGATCGTGCGGCGGGTTGCCTGTCCTCGCAGGTGGGCTGCGCGATGGGGTGCGATTTCTGCGCGACGACCAAGACCGGCTTCGAGCGCAACCTCACGGCGGGCGAGATGGTGGAGCAGTTTCTCGCGCTGCGCCGGGAGGCGCTGGCGGCGGGGCGGCGGCTGCAGACCATCGTCTTCATGGGCATGGGCGAGCCGATGCTGAACCTCCCGGCGGTGCTCGAGGCGGTGGACCGGATCGCGGACAACCGGCTCGGCGGACTCGGCTGGCGCGCGATCACGGTGTCCACGGTCGGACTGGTTCCGGGCATCGATGCGCTGAACGCGGCCAACCTGAATCTCAACCTCGCGGTCTCGCTGCACGCGCCGGACGACGCGACGCGTGTCGCGCTGCTGCCGGCGGGCCGCGGCTACGCGATCGCGGAAATCATGGCGGCGGCGGACCGGTTCCAGGCCGCGCACAGCGGCCGGCCGGTGACGATCCAGTACTGCCTGCTGCACGGCGTGAATGACGCCGTCGAGCAGGCGCGCGCGCTGGCCGCGCTGCTCGACGGCCGCCGGATGCACGTGAATCTCCTGAACTACAATGCCACCGGGATCAGCCTGCGCGGGCGGGCGTATCAGCCGGCGACGGACGAGGCGGCGGCGGCGTTCGTGGCGGAGTTGCGGGCGGCCGGGGTGGTCGCGCATTTCCGTCGGTCGCGCGGTCCCGACATCGATGCGGCGTGCGGGCAGTTGCGGCGCCGGCTCGCGGGCGGCTGA
- the speA gene encoding biosynthetic arginine decarboxylase: MKTKSSSWSVAQSDDLYGFKRWGNGHLSVDDDGFVAMQPLTDGRSVRIVDVVNEARSMGLKAPMVIRFQDLLRHRVIQLNELFNKAIKEEGYKGSYRGVFPIKVNQLREVVDEIVAAGKDYNYGLEAGSKPELMIALAMHEGSQRLIICNGYKDNDYIRLALLGRKLGKKIILVVEQLSELDEIIRLSAETGVKPLIGFRAKLQTRGEGKWALSSGENAKFGLNTAEILFAIEKLRAAKLTQSLRLVHFHIGSQVPNILTIKNAVVEASRVYCQLAKMGFPMGYLDVGGGLGIDYDGSRTNFESSMNYSMEEYARDVVFNIREICNSMDVEVPDIVSESGRAIVAPHSLLVVEVFERINKRESLGQQHQPEEKHKVVQDLETLLRNKTKLGRLERFHDALQKKDEAFSLFNLGYLDLENRAAAESLFWQICEQIAKEGRKAGYQPEELHELDTLLADQYVCNFSVFQSLLDHWALKQLFPIAPLHRLNEKPTVNAILVDITCDSDGKIASFIDLQDVKDYITLHPLNKQPYYLGIFLTGAYQDIMGDLHNLFGRVNEVHVFLEDDEPNGFYIEEALSGSRIADVIEGVQYQQEDLCRKMKAQIDAATKKDMVKPREGVRLLELYESQMLNKTYLNIEKKAAKAKRSH, encoded by the coding sequence TTGAAAACCAAATCCTCCTCTTGGTCGGTCGCCCAATCCGACGACCTCTACGGCTTCAAACGCTGGGGCAATGGACATCTCTCGGTCGATGACGACGGCTTCGTCGCGATGCAGCCCCTCACCGACGGCCGGTCCGTTCGGATCGTCGACGTGGTCAATGAGGCGCGCAGCATGGGCCTCAAGGCCCCGATGGTGATCCGTTTCCAGGACCTGCTGCGGCACCGGGTCATCCAGCTCAACGAGCTCTTCAACAAGGCCATCAAGGAGGAGGGCTACAAGGGCAGCTACCGCGGGGTGTTCCCGATCAAGGTCAACCAGCTGCGCGAGGTCGTCGACGAGATCGTCGCCGCCGGCAAGGACTACAACTACGGCCTCGAGGCCGGCTCCAAGCCCGAGCTCATGATCGCGCTCGCGATGCACGAGGGTTCGCAGCGGCTCATCATCTGCAACGGTTACAAGGACAATGACTACATCCGGCTCGCGCTGCTCGGCCGGAAACTGGGCAAGAAGATCATCCTCGTCGTCGAGCAGCTCTCGGAACTCGACGAAATCATCCGCCTCTCCGCTGAGACCGGCGTGAAGCCGCTGATCGGGTTCCGCGCCAAGCTCCAAACGCGCGGCGAGGGCAAGTGGGCCCTCTCCTCCGGCGAAAACGCCAAGTTCGGCCTCAACACCGCCGAAATTCTCTTCGCCATCGAGAAGCTCCGCGCCGCCAAGCTCACGCAGTCCCTCCGGCTCGTCCACTTCCACATCGGGTCCCAGGTCCCCAACATCCTCACGATCAAGAACGCCGTCGTCGAAGCCAGCCGCGTTTACTGCCAGCTCGCCAAGATGGGCTTTCCCATGGGCTACCTCGACGTCGGCGGCGGCCTGGGCATCGACTACGACGGCTCCCGCACCAACTTCGAGTCGTCGATGAACTACTCCATGGAGGAGTACGCCCGCGACGTCGTCTTCAACATCCGGGAGATCTGCAATTCCATGGATGTCGAGGTGCCCGACATCGTCAGCGAATCCGGCCGCGCCATCGTCGCCCCCCACTCCCTCCTCGTCGTCGAGGTCTTCGAGCGCATCAACAAGCGCGAGTCCCTCGGCCAGCAGCACCAGCCCGAGGAAAAGCACAAGGTGGTGCAGGACCTCGAGACCCTCCTCCGGAACAAGACCAAGCTCGGCCGGCTCGAGCGCTTCCACGACGCGCTGCAGAAAAAGGACGAGGCGTTCTCCCTCTTTAACCTCGGCTACCTCGACCTCGAGAACCGCGCCGCCGCCGAATCGCTCTTCTGGCAGATCTGCGAGCAGATCGCCAAGGAGGGCCGCAAGGCCGGCTACCAGCCCGAGGAGCTCCACGAGCTGGATACGCTTCTCGCCGACCAGTACGTCTGCAACTTCTCCGTCTTCCAGTCGCTCCTCGACCACTGGGCGCTCAAGCAGCTCTTCCCGATCGCGCCGCTCCACCGGCTCAACGAGAAGCCCACCGTCAACGCCATCCTGGTCGACATCACCTGCGACTCCGACGGCAAGATCGCCTCGTTCATCGACCTGCAGGACGTGAAGGACTACATCACGCTGCACCCGCTGAACAAGCAGCCGTACTACCTCGGGATCTTCCTCACCGGCGCCTACCAGGACATCATGGGCGACCTCCACAACCTCTTCGGCCGCGTCAACGAGGTGCACGTGTTCCTCGAAGACGACGAACCCAACGGCTTCTACATCGAGGAGGCGCTCAGCGGCAGCCGCATCGCCGACGTCATCGAGGGCGTGCAGTACCAGCAGGAGGATCTCTGCCGGAAGATGAAAGCGCAGATCGATGCCGCGACCAAGAAGGACATGGTCAAGCCGCGCGAGGGCGTCCGGCTGCTCGAGCTCTACGAGAGCCAGATGCTCAACAAGACTTACCTGAACATCGAAAAGAAGGCCGCGAAGGCGAAGAGGTCACACTGA
- the yajC gene encoding preprotein translocase subunit YajC, translating into MPKMFSLFSSPVLAEAAAPAGAPAGAPQAGGIGPMMIFGYLLLFAAMYFFMIAPQRKKQKEHEKMLKSLESGDEVVTSGGIYGVITNVKDDRFVVRIADNTKIEIGKGFVTGVVKKANAPEKK; encoded by the coding sequence ATGCCGAAAATGTTCTCGCTGTTTTCCTCCCCTGTCCTCGCTGAAGCAGCTGCCCCGGCTGGCGCGCCCGCCGGAGCCCCACAGGCTGGTGGCATCGGGCCGATGATGATCTTCGGCTACCTGCTCCTGTTCGCCGCGATGTACTTCTTCATGATCGCGCCGCAGCGCAAGAAGCAGAAGGAACACGAGAAGATGCTGAAGTCGCTCGAGAGCGGCGACGAGGTGGTGACGTCCGGTGGTATCTACGGCGTCATTACGAACGTGAAGGATGACCGCTTCGTGGTGCGCATCGCCGACAACACCAAGATCGAGATCGGCAAGGGCTTCGTCACCGGCGTGGTGAAGAAGGCCAACGCACCGGAAAAGAAGTAA
- the secD gene encoding protein translocase subunit SecD: MLKRNLWKILLTLALIAWGASQLVPYQDVPFVDYARTHATAKQADFAKLLDEAAGRRKNLQAASEFVALKQIGKERRLDLSQYFPDIRLESTLTNIEKRNDILLTELLRRSKARLQLGLDLNGGVAFTLEATERPADKDDKDARQQKLAKAIDIISTRINAFGVAEPVIRQVGDNRIEVQLPGVNTKDNPDIVNQVKAPARLDFRIVHPTLTPGAGVETPVGYEILTLDYEGRRGETGVEEVFVKRIPEMTGESMANAFARPDMYGKPEVVLEFTKEGKARFAQVTRQIAEEGRQSGRLGRLAIVLDGKLYSAPTVREEIDSPSAQITGGNMTDREAINLANVLNNPLDVELQIKTQYEVGKTLGDGAIASGKRATYIGVGLVAAFMIAYYTFAGFIAVASVTLNVFIVLAVLASLGATLSMPGIAGIVLTVGMAVDAHILIFERMREELKLGKTLVAAFHAGHDKAFTTIVDANLTTLITSGLMIAFGTGPVRGFGVTITIGIFSTMFTALIVSQMLLDMSIYSGLMKRMRMLSLFGSPGIDFVKFGRAAFIASWILVAVGVIGIGVRGHKIYGVDFAGGDVTSLTFKQKIDTEKLQAAADAAKLGEVMTTYQTEIGGGQDILNVQTESGRGEEAVAALQKAFPNAGLDVVGKNNIGPSIGKEIQWNALMSIGLSIIGIMVYVAFRFEIGYGIGAVVSTIHDVLMTVGIFVLSGREFSAPMVGAILLIVGYSINDTIVVFDRIREELKTNPNGTLKDIINIATSKVFARSILTSLTTFLAALALFVFGGGVINDLSFTFLVGIVTGTFSSIFIASPIFYWWHKGDRKHVEAHHDIAPKYEWQGTSKASE; encoded by the coding sequence ATGTTGAAACGCAATCTGTGGAAGATCCTGCTTACGCTCGCGCTGATCGCGTGGGGCGCTTCGCAGCTCGTCCCGTACCAGGATGTCCCGTTCGTGGACTACGCGCGCACGCACGCGACGGCCAAACAGGCGGACTTCGCCAAGCTGCTGGATGAAGCCGCGGGCCGTCGGAAAAATCTCCAGGCCGCGAGCGAGTTCGTGGCGTTGAAGCAGATTGGCAAGGAGCGGCGCCTGGATCTGTCGCAGTACTTTCCCGACATCCGGCTCGAGAGCACGCTCACCAACATTGAGAAGCGGAACGACATCCTCCTGACCGAGCTGCTGCGCCGTTCCAAGGCGCGCCTCCAACTCGGTCTCGACCTGAACGGCGGCGTCGCCTTCACCCTCGAGGCCACCGAGCGGCCGGCCGACAAGGACGACAAGGACGCCCGCCAGCAGAAGCTCGCCAAGGCCATCGACATCATCAGCACCCGTATCAATGCGTTCGGCGTCGCCGAACCGGTCATCCGTCAGGTTGGTGACAATCGCATCGAGGTGCAGCTGCCGGGCGTCAACACCAAGGACAACCCCGACATCGTCAACCAGGTCAAGGCGCCCGCCCGCCTGGATTTCCGGATCGTGCATCCGACGCTCACCCCCGGAGCCGGCGTGGAGACGCCGGTTGGCTATGAAATTCTTACCCTCGATTATGAGGGCCGTCGTGGTGAGACCGGCGTGGAGGAAGTCTTCGTCAAGCGCATCCCCGAGATGACCGGTGAGTCCATGGCGAACGCGTTCGCGCGGCCCGATATGTACGGCAAGCCCGAGGTCGTCCTCGAGTTTACCAAGGAGGGCAAGGCCCGCTTCGCTCAGGTCACGCGGCAGATCGCCGAGGAAGGCCGCCAGAGCGGCCGGCTCGGCCGCCTCGCCATTGTGCTCGACGGCAAGCTCTACTCCGCCCCGACCGTCCGGGAGGAGATCGACAGCCCGTCGGCCCAGATCACCGGCGGCAACATGACCGACCGCGAGGCGATCAACCTCGCCAACGTCCTCAATAACCCGCTCGACGTCGAACTGCAGATCAAGACGCAGTACGAAGTCGGCAAGACTCTCGGCGATGGTGCGATCGCCAGCGGCAAGCGCGCCACCTACATCGGCGTCGGCCTCGTGGCGGCGTTCATGATCGCCTACTACACCTTCGCCGGCTTCATCGCGGTCGCGAGCGTCACCCTCAACGTCTTCATCGTGCTGGCGGTGCTCGCCAGCCTCGGCGCGACGCTCTCGATGCCCGGCATCGCCGGCATCGTGCTCACCGTCGGCATGGCCGTCGACGCGCACATCCTGATCTTCGAGCGCATGCGCGAGGAGTTGAAGCTCGGCAAGACGCTCGTGGCCGCGTTCCACGCCGGCCACGACAAGGCGTTCACGACCATCGTCGACGCCAATCTCACGACCCTCATCACGTCCGGCCTGATGATCGCCTTCGGCACCGGTCCCGTCCGTGGCTTTGGTGTCACGATCACGATCGGTATCTTCTCGACGATGTTCACCGCCCTGATCGTCAGCCAGATGCTGCTGGATATGTCGATCTACTCGGGCCTGATGAAGCGGATGCGGATGCTGAGCCTCTTCGGCTCGCCGGGCATCGACTTCGTCAAGTTCGGCCGCGCGGCGTTCATCGCTTCGTGGATTCTGGTTGCGGTCGGCGTGATCGGCATCGGCGTCCGCGGGCACAAGATCTACGGCGTCGACTTCGCCGGTGGCGACGTGACGAGCCTCACCTTCAAACAGAAGATCGACACCGAGAAGCTGCAGGCGGCGGCTGATGCCGCGAAACTCGGCGAGGTCATGACGACCTACCAGACCGAGATCGGCGGCGGCCAGGATATCCTCAACGTCCAGACCGAGTCCGGTCGTGGCGAAGAGGCGGTGGCCGCCCTGCAGAAGGCGTTTCCGAATGCCGGTCTCGACGTGGTCGGCAAGAACAACATCGGCCCCTCGATTGGTAAGGAAATCCAATGGAACGCGCTGATGTCCATCGGCCTCTCCATCATCGGCATCATGGTGTACGTGGCCTTCCGGTTCGAGATCGGCTACGGCATCGGCGCCGTCGTCTCCACCATCCACGACGTGCTGATGACCGTCGGCATCTTCGTCCTGAGCGGACGTGAGTTCTCGGCCCCGATGGTCGGCGCGATCCTGCTGATCGTCGGTTACTCGATCAACGACACCATCGTCGTGTTCGACCGCATCCGTGAGGAGTTGAAGACCAACCCCAATGGCACGCTGAAGGACATCATCAACATCGCGACGTCGAAGGTCTTCGCCCGGTCGATCCTGACCAGCTTGACGACCTTCCTCGCCGCGTTGGCCCTCTTCGTCTTCGGCGGCGGCGTCATCAATGACCTGTCGTTCACGTTCCTCGTCGGCATCGTCACCGGCACGTTCTCGTCGATCTTCATCGCGAGCCCGATCTTCTACTGGTGGCACAAGGGCGACCGTAAGCACGTCGAGGCGCACCACGACATCGCGCCGAAGTACGAGTGGCAGGGTACCAGCAAGGCTTCGGAATAA
- the recJ gene encoding single-stranded-DNA-specific exonuclease RecJ, with translation MRWTHTPLPAAEVEALSKRAGVSRVLAELLLRTGLRDADAAAGFLQPALAGLQDPFLLRNLDAAATRLRQAIAQREQIVVLGDYDVDGVSSTALLVMVLRRFGLNPRFIVPRRSEDGYGMSRSAIDRALEAGRPELFIALDCGTNSHEEAAYLRAQGIDVMVIDHHRSKERTLEDGILINPHVHEELSEVDSAWRHLCSVGLVFKLMHGLLKQLRAENHPVAFRIKLRDHLDLVALGTIADLVPLVGENRILSRHGLRILEQTHRPGLRALMEVSGVKPNQGITPTDISFRLGPRINASGRLADAALSVELLLSDDTAFCVETARQLDVFNRERQEIERAITDEAERIVETQFAADAGIVLFGETWHPGVVGIVAGRVTRKYNRPCVVLGNEGDLAKGSGRSVDGINLVEVLGTCCEHLTSWGGHPMAVGVSLPKLHLESFRARFAEAVRAHAGGDIAEARLDLAAWLMPEQIGERLMEELDALHPFGQGNPEPVFGVRGVVLRNPPEVFKEQHFRFHFEDGRGRRLHGVAWKMAQRLPPIGTPIDLAVELKWNHFNGRKLLQLGLIDWRSSRVENLL, from the coding sequence ATGCGCTGGACTCATACGCCGCTTCCGGCCGCTGAGGTCGAAGCGCTGAGCAAACGCGCCGGGGTGAGTCGCGTCCTGGCGGAGCTGCTGCTCCGCACCGGATTGCGCGACGCCGACGCCGCCGCAGGTTTCCTCCAGCCGGCCCTCGCCGGGCTGCAGGATCCCTTTCTCCTGCGCAATCTGGACGCCGCGGCGACGCGGCTCCGCCAGGCAATCGCGCAACGCGAGCAGATCGTCGTGCTCGGCGACTACGACGTCGACGGCGTGAGCAGCACCGCGCTGCTCGTCATGGTGCTGCGTCGGTTTGGCCTGAACCCGCGCTTCATCGTGCCCCGGCGCTCCGAGGACGGCTACGGCATGTCCCGCAGCGCGATTGACCGGGCGCTCGAGGCCGGCCGGCCCGAATTGTTCATCGCGCTCGACTGCGGCACCAACTCCCACGAGGAGGCCGCCTACCTGCGCGCCCAGGGGATCGACGTGATGGTCATCGACCACCACCGCTCGAAGGAGCGCACCCTCGAGGATGGCATCCTGATCAACCCACACGTCCACGAGGAGCTGAGCGAGGTCGATTCCGCGTGGCGCCATCTCTGCAGCGTCGGGCTGGTGTTCAAGCTGATGCACGGCCTGCTCAAGCAGCTGCGCGCGGAGAACCATCCCGTGGCGTTCCGCATCAAGCTGCGGGACCACCTCGACCTGGTCGCGCTCGGCACGATTGCCGATCTCGTCCCGCTGGTGGGCGAGAACCGCATCCTCTCCCGGCACGGCCTGCGCATTCTCGAGCAGACCCATCGTCCCGGCCTGCGCGCGCTCATGGAGGTTTCCGGCGTGAAGCCCAACCAGGGCATCACGCCGACCGACATCTCCTTCCGGCTTGGGCCGCGCATCAACGCCAGTGGTCGCCTCGCCGACGCCGCGCTGTCCGTGGAGCTTTTGCTCAGCGACGACACCGCGTTCTGCGTGGAGACGGCGCGGCAGCTCGACGTGTTCAACCGCGAGCGCCAGGAGATCGAGCGTGCGATCACCGACGAGGCGGAGCGGATCGTGGAAACCCAGTTCGCCGCCGATGCCGGCATCGTGCTCTTCGGCGAGACCTGGCATCCCGGCGTCGTCGGCATCGTCGCGGGACGCGTGACGCGGAAGTACAACCGCCCGTGCGTCGTCCTCGGCAACGAGGGCGATCTCGCCAAGGGCTCCGGTCGCAGTGTCGATGGCATCAACCTCGTCGAGGTCCTTGGCACCTGCTGCGAGCACCTGACCAGCTGGGGCGGGCATCCGATGGCGGTCGGCGTTTCGCTGCCGAAGCTGCACCTCGAGTCGTTCCGCGCGCGGTTCGCCGAGGCGGTGCGCGCGCATGCCGGCGGTGACATCGCCGAGGCGCGGCTCGACTTGGCCGCCTGGCTCATGCCCGAGCAGATCGGCGAGCGGCTGATGGAGGAGTTGGATGCGCTGCACCCGTTTGGCCAGGGCAACCCGGAGCCGGTTTTCGGGGTGAGGGGAGTGGTCCTGCGCAACCCGCCCGAAGTCTTCAAGGAGCAGCATTTCCGGTTTCATTTTGAGGACGGCCGCGGCCGCCGGCTGCATGGCGTGGCTTGGAAGATGGCGCAGCGCCTGCCCCCGATCGGCACCCCGATCGACCTCGCCGTGGAGCTGAAATGGAACCACTTCAACGGCCGCAAACTGCTGCAGCTCGGGCTCATCGATTGGCGGTCTTCCCGGGTTGAGAACCTGCTCTGA
- a CDS encoding phosphatase PAP2 family protein, with protein MKARELTIRLVYGGTVGLIATVMYHGTQGLGAARAVTREHCWSWDLVPFNPEWLWPYLSLFALLALPWFTLRELGSVRRFAVVLLGMAAVGWITFLLFPTACARPDPSRVPEYLAFFYERVDGPNNCLPCLHSALTIFATYGICGRHARGSSPGCTILVSAWAVTILVSILALRQHTGADTLVGLVLGTAAAWLFSRWASSAQPATRGR; from the coding sequence ATGAAGGCGCGCGAGCTCACGATCCGCTTGGTCTATGGTGGCACCGTCGGGCTCATCGCCACCGTCATGTACCACGGCACCCAGGGGCTCGGGGCGGCCCGGGCCGTGACGCGCGAGCATTGCTGGTCTTGGGACCTGGTGCCGTTCAATCCCGAGTGGCTCTGGCCGTACCTGTCGCTCTTCGCGCTGCTCGCGTTACCGTGGTTCACGTTGCGGGAGCTTGGTTCCGTGCGACGCTTCGCCGTCGTCCTGCTGGGCATGGCCGCGGTGGGATGGATCACCTTCCTGCTCTTTCCCACGGCCTGCGCCCGTCCCGATCCGAGCCGCGTGCCCGAGTATCTCGCCTTCTTTTACGAGCGGGTGGACGGCCCCAACAATTGCCTGCCCTGCCTCCATTCGGCGCTCACCATCTTCGCGACCTACGGCATCTGTGGCCGGCATGCGCGCGGCTCGTCTCCCGGCTGCACCATCCTGGTTTCCGCCTGGGCGGTCACGATCCTAGTCTCGATCCTCGCGCTGCGACAGCACACCGGCGCCGACACCCTGGTCGGCCTCGTCCTCGGCACGGCCGCCGCGTGGCTCTTCTCCCGCTGGGCGAGTAGTGCACAACCCGCGACCCGCGGCCGCTGA
- a CDS encoding MBL fold metallo-hydrolase: MIDAIRAFEGGSCRQLLAMVDRRTWRLERFPAVFFALHHTREGWVLVDTGYGGRFHAATRRFPARLYRWSTPVQEAGSAAAALTAAGIPAGEVRHLIVTHFHADHVGGLAEFPQATIHHHEEALRPLRALPAWRQVRAAFLADPVPDWLPERARLVPARAFEGRASASATFDLFGDGSVGLVHLPGHAPGQLGISFALGGRRLLYAADAYWRACQITDGVEPLPVAMALQWDRRAYRQTVGRLRALHARGEYELHACHDVGVAARLNQLSPMR, encoded by the coding sequence ATGATCGACGCCATCCGGGCCTTCGAAGGCGGCTCGTGCCGGCAACTGCTGGCCATGGTCGACCGCCGCACGTGGCGGCTGGAGCGCTTCCCCGCGGTGTTCTTCGCCCTGCATCATACCCGGGAAGGCTGGGTGTTGGTGGATACCGGATACGGCGGTCGGTTTCACGCCGCCACCCGCCGCTTTCCCGCGCGGTTGTACCGCTGGTCCACGCCGGTCCAGGAGGCGGGCTCCGCGGCGGCGGCGCTCACCGCCGCGGGCATTCCCGCCGGGGAGGTCCGCCACCTTATCGTGACCCACTTCCACGCCGACCACGTGGGTGGACTCGCAGAATTTCCGCAGGCCACGATTCACCACCACGAGGAGGCGCTGCGGCCGCTCCGGGCGCTGCCCGCGTGGCGCCAGGTCCGGGCGGCGTTTCTCGCCGATCCGGTCCCCGACTGGCTGCCGGAGCGTGCCCGGTTGGTGCCGGCGCGCGCTTTCGAAGGCCGAGCCTCCGCCTCGGCCACATTCGACCTCTTCGGCGATGGCAGCGTCGGGCTGGTGCATCTGCCCGGCCACGCGCCGGGCCAGCTCGGCATCAGCTTCGCGCTGGGCGGCCGCCGGCTGCTCTATGCCGCCGATGCGTACTGGCGCGCGTGCCAGATCACCGACGGCGTTGAGCCCCTCCCGGTTGCGATGGCGCTGCAGTGGGATCGTCGGGCGTACCGACAGACCGTCGGCCGGTTGCGCGCCCTGCATGCCCGGGGTGAATACGAACTGCACGCCTGCCACGACGTCGGCGTTGCCGCGCGGCTCAACCAGCTGAGCCCGATGCGATGA
- a CDS encoding 3-oxoacyl-[acyl-carrier-protein] synthase III C-terminal domain-containing protein, producing MKQYFRILGSHGALPQTQVLAQELDERLGLEPGWTADHTGVWRRHQCSGPAESRELTVKVCRGALADAGKSLADVDLIVDASLCVQQPIPCNAALVQETLGAEARGIPSLDVHASCLGFVAALNVVNGLFATGAARTALVVCVETPLQGVNWDEPESACLMGDAAAAFVLGARDEPVDCEFAFETYAEGAHLCEVRAGGHRIPPFRYTPAEHAAYQFHMDGKAVHRLASKLFPPMLTRVLARAGRTLDGLEVVPHQASGPALEFMRRRLGVPPARFHVSVAEHGNVVAAGIPFVLNRVRRQLAPGAPVLLVGTAAGYTQAAALITL from the coding sequence ATGAAGCAGTACTTCCGCATTCTTGGATCACACGGCGCCCTGCCGCAGACGCAGGTGCTCGCGCAGGAGCTGGACGAGCGCCTGGGACTGGAGCCGGGATGGACCGCAGACCACACCGGCGTCTGGCGGCGGCACCAGTGCTCCGGCCCCGCCGAGAGTCGCGAACTCACCGTCAAGGTCTGCCGCGGCGCGCTCGCCGATGCCGGCAAGTCGCTGGCGGACGTCGACCTGATCGTCGATGCCAGTCTCTGCGTGCAACAGCCGATCCCGTGCAACGCGGCCCTCGTGCAGGAGACCCTCGGGGCCGAGGCCCGGGGCATCCCGAGTTTGGACGTGCACGCCAGCTGCCTCGGCTTTGTGGCGGCGCTGAACGTGGTCAACGGACTGTTTGCCACCGGCGCGGCTCGCACCGCCCTGGTGGTCTGCGTCGAGACCCCACTGCAGGGCGTAAACTGGGATGAACCCGAAAGCGCGTGCCTGATGGGCGATGCCGCCGCGGCCTTTGTGCTCGGGGCCCGCGACGAGCCCGTCGATTGCGAGTTTGCCTTCGAGACCTATGCCGAGGGCGCACACCTGTGCGAAGTCCGCGCCGGCGGCCACCGGATTCCGCCGTTCCGCTACACGCCGGCGGAGCACGCGGCGTATCAGTTTCACATGGATGGCAAGGCGGTGCACCGGCTCGCGAGCAAGTTGTTCCCGCCCATGCTCACCCGCGTGCTCGCCCGCGCCGGCCGTACCCTCGATGGCCTCGAGGTGGTGCCCCACCAGGCATCGGGGCCCGCGTTGGAGTTCATGCGCCGGCGGCTGGGCGTGCCGCCGGCCCGCTTTCACGTGTCGGTCGCGGAACACGGCAACGTGGTCGCCGCGGGCATTCCCTTCGTCCTGAACCGCGTGCGCCGCCAGCTCGCCCCGGGAGCGCCGGTGCTGCTCGTCGGCACCGCCGCGGGCTACACCCAGGCGGCGGCATTGATCACCCTATGA